From one Dama dama isolate Ldn47 chromosome 4, ASM3311817v1, whole genome shotgun sequence genomic stretch:
- the CXCL17 gene encoding LOW QUALITY PROTEIN: C-X-C motif chemokine 17 (The sequence of the model RefSeq protein was modified relative to this genomic sequence to represent the inferred CDS: substituted 1 base at 1 genomic stop codon) — MECLEVTSFLPTGVARGQRDQCQASGRWLQEGGQECECKRHQRHHRKPTKPFRAXQQFLRQCQLASFALPL, encoded by the exons ATGGAG TGCCTGGAAGTGACCAGTTTCCTTCCTACAGGGGTTGCCAGAGGCCAAAGGGACCAATGCCAGGCTTCTGGGAGGTGGCTCCAAGAAGGAGGCCAAGAATGTGAGTGCAAAA GACACCAAAGACACCACAGGAAGCCAACCAAGCCCTTCAGAGCCTGACAGCAATTTCTCAGACAATGTCAGCTGGCAAGCTTTGCTCTGCCTTTATAG